ATCGCCGACAGCTCTAGGCCCTGAACGGTTAGTCACCTCAAGATACTCTGAGATCTCAGCAGGTTTATCACCCTGCCTCGCCCCTTCACGGAATAGGGTAAATCGAAGCTTATCCCTGCTTTTTTCCCAGTGTTAAGACGATAAAAAATTAACCCTTTTCTCTACTCTAAAAAACAAATGTCACAATGAAGTCAGGCCACACCGCAAACTAAAACAAAATGCCGATGTCAAAAATTCCCTTATTGGGGTTGCAGGCTGCCCAGTTCCGACATCCTATTGATTTGGAAGCAACCCAAACCCTTCAGCAGCTTCCTGGGTTAGATTGGCTTGTACGAAGCCTGCTAGGAAGCGTAGCCGAACAAGTCTTCTATCTAGAAAATATTGGATCTAGCGTTTTAGTCAGCGAACGACAACTTCCTGACCTTCACCACCTGCTTGTTGAAGCCTGCCATATTCTTGACTTGGAACAGCCTCAGCTGTACGTTCGCCAGAATCCTACTCCGAACGCATATACCTTAGCTATGCGGGGACAGCAACCTTTTATTGTGGTGCATACGTCACTGCTAGAATTACTCGATCCCCCTGAGATACAGGCTGTATTAGCCCATGAGCTGGGGCATCTGAAATGCGAGCATGGCGTGTATCTCACCATTGCTAACTTGCTCGTGCTGGCGGCTGGTCAGTTGTCTCCCTTTGGTGGCTTAATGGCCCAAAACTTGCAACGGCAGTTGATGGCTTGGGTCCGCTGTGCAGAATTCACTTGCGATCGTGCGGGGTTACTCGTCACCCAAAATGCCAATGTTATGGCATCAGTCCTGATGAAATTAGCAGGGGGATCATCTACCCTCGCCTCTCAGCTGAATGTAGACGCCTTTATTGACCAAGCACGAGCCTATGATCGCATCGATCATGATTTAGGTAACCTGCTCAAGTCAGTTCGCACTGCTGAGCTGACTCATCCTCTGCCTGTGCTTCGAGCCCGAGAAATTGATCGATGGTCAGATAGTCCGATGTATCAATCCCTATTGCAAACCTATGCAGCTAATACAGACCACCCTCTAGCCTGGAAAGATTGGTGATCTAAAAAAAGAGCAGGCTGGCAATCTGCACATCCTACTCTTTTAAAATCCATCTAAAATACGTGAATTAGAAAACCATGCTGAGGAGTCTATTCAGTACTATATGGCGTTACTGATACTGAAGTGATCAAACCAACAGCGCTGTCCTTGCCAAATCACACGGCCGGTGATGATGGCCCATCCGTTCTCAAAATCAGCTTGAGCCACAAATTGCCAGACCGAATCTCCTCGGTTATCCAAGCCAAAATATTTGATGCCTTGATAAGCTGTCATCTGGCCACATCGACCCAGTAGCTCAGCAAAGCTCTGATCTAAGCTGTCCTTCTGGGTAGATTTCAATAGCGTAGGAGTACATTGACGAGAGAATTCTCGACTATCCCAGTTCCCAATAATTTTGGGAATTGAATCATTCACATAGGTTAATGACTCGCTATACTGCCAAGCTTTTTTCCAAGGCTTGGGCATAAATCCTCTTAAAAAAGTAGGAATACGCTGATAAGCCTGAGATTCATCTTGAATGTCTGCTTTTAGTGCTAGATACTCAGAGTTTTTATGCCAAGAACGGGCTTCGGCAGGCTGAGGCTGCCTGATTTCCATCAAAGCTTGTAAATCACTGAGTTCTCGAACCTCAGTAGTGAGGCGTTGCGGTTGGGAAGAGTGTTGTTGAAAAGTAGAGATAGATTCTCTATTCGGTAAAATCAGGACCACCAAGAAGGCATAGAGAATTGCTACGGTGGCAATAATACCTAATAGCAATCCAGCTAGAACCATTAAAATTGCTTCCATCTGTTAAGGCTTCTAATGTACGGGAATTTAGATGCATTCATGACATCCCCGAAACTGGGGTCCCCCCATGTTCTTAGGATGCCCAACCGATTGGAGTAATCCGACGTCTGTGATACCAAAACAATGTTTTAAGCGAATTGAGGCCTGATTTATTCAAAACTGGCAATCATAATACTCCCTTGTCGTCCAGGCAGCTCTAATGTAGTGGTTGAATTTACTTCTGAGACTTTAGGCG
The Acaryochloris marina S15 genome window above contains:
- a CDS encoding M48 family metallopeptidase, which gives rise to MPMSKIPLLGLQAAQFRHPIDLEATQTLQQLPGLDWLVRSLLGSVAEQVFYLENIGSSVLVSERQLPDLHHLLVEACHILDLEQPQLYVRQNPTPNAYTLAMRGQQPFIVVHTSLLELLDPPEIQAVLAHELGHLKCEHGVYLTIANLLVLAAGQLSPFGGLMAQNLQRQLMAWVRCAEFTCDRAGLLVTQNANVMASVLMKLAGGSSTLASQLNVDAFIDQARAYDRIDHDLGNLLKSVRTAELTHPLPVLRAREIDRWSDSPMYQSLLQTYAANTDHPLAWKDW